In one window of Sebaldella sp. S0638 DNA:
- a CDS encoding metal-dependent transcriptional regulator, whose protein sequence is MKLSANEQDYLKGIYLLSEEDEFVAVKKIADYLNISVPSANEMIKRLEKKLLVKHYAYKGIKLTENGKCEALFILKAHRVWEYFLVNKLGYQSDDVHDDAEILEHNASAKLVERLYKYLKEPAICPHGSEIPNIIFWEEESKLYKMSEVKCGMVGELILTDETAEKYIEEFGIKNIKWVEILKKLKTDNTIIIRVENNRDNLVLSEKIQEHFRLRILD, encoded by the coding sequence ATGAAATTATCCGCAAATGAACAGGATTATTTAAAAGGAATATATCTGCTTTCAGAAGAAGACGAGTTTGTCGCAGTAAAAAAAATTGCCGATTATCTGAATATATCAGTCCCTTCTGCAAATGAAATGATAAAGAGACTGGAGAAAAAGCTTCTTGTAAAGCATTATGCATATAAAGGAATAAAGCTTACTGAAAACGGAAAATGTGAAGCATTATTTATATTAAAAGCACACAGGGTCTGGGAATACTTTCTTGTAAATAAGCTGGGGTATCAGTCGGATGATGTTCATGATGATGCAGAAATATTGGAACATAATGCTTCTGCTAAGCTGGTCGAGAGACTTTATAAATATTTAAAAGAGCCTGCTATCTGCCCGCACGGCAGCGAAATTCCAAATATAATTTTCTGGGAAGAAGAATCAAAGCTTTATAAAATGTCAGAAGTAAAATGCGGCATGGTAGGTGAGCTTATTCTTACAGATGAAACAGCGGAGAAGTATATAGAAGAATTTGGAATAAAAAATATAAAATGGGTAGAAATTCTGAAAAAACTGAAAACTGACAATACCATTATTATAAGAGTGGAAAATAACAGAGATAATCTGGTATTGTCTGAAAAAATACAGGAGCATTTCAGATTAAGAATATTAGATTAA
- a CDS encoding ZIP family metal transporter, producing MLESIRAVNPVLQALLATLFTWFLTALGSAMVIFFKDIKRGILNAMLGFAAGVMIAASFWSLLAPALEIAEANGDVAWVPVAAGFLSGGLFLLVVDKILPHLHMGLDTKKAEGIKTSWQRSILLILAITLHNIPEGLAVGVAFGAAALNGANGSYLGAITLALGIGIQNFPEGAAVSIPLRREGMSRRKSFFYGQMSGIVEPIAGVIGALFVIKMTSLLPFALAFAAGAMIFVCIEELIPEAQRDEKTDSATVGAMLGFTIMMILDVALG from the coding sequence ATGTTAGAAAGTATCAGAGCAGTGAATCCTGTGCTACAGGCTTTACTGGCAACATTATTTACATGGTTTCTTACTGCACTGGGTTCGGCCATGGTAATATTTTTTAAGGATATAAAAAGAGGAATACTAAACGCTATGCTGGGATTCGCAGCAGGGGTGATGATAGCTGCGAGCTTCTGGTCACTTTTGGCTCCAGCTCTGGAAATAGCCGAGGCAAATGGTGATGTAGCATGGGTACCGGTAGCTGCGGGATTTCTTTCAGGCGGATTATTTCTGCTTGTAGTAGATAAGATACTGCCGCATTTACATATGGGACTGGACACAAAGAAGGCCGAAGGGATAAAAACAAGCTGGCAGAGAAGTATACTTCTTATTCTTGCAATAACTCTTCATAATATACCAGAAGGACTTGCAGTAGGAGTAGCATTCGGAGCAGCAGCCCTGAATGGCGCCAACGGAAGTTATCTTGGTGCAATAACTCTCGCATTGGGAATAGGAATACAGAATTTTCCCGAAGGAGCAGCAGTTTCAATTCCTTTGAGGCGTGAAGGGATGTCAAGAAGAAAGAGTTTCTTTTACGGGCAGATGTCTGGTATAGTAGAGCCTATAGCAGGTGTCATAGGAGCCTTATTTGTAATAAAAATGACTTCGCTTCTGCCTTTTGCACTGGCATTTGCAGCAGGGGCAATGATATTTGTATGTATAGAAGAGCTTATTCCAGAAGCACAGAGGGATGAAAAGACAGATTCAGCTACAGTAGGAGCAATGCTTGGATTTACTATAATGATGATACTGGATGTGGCATTAGGGTAG
- a CDS encoding Nramp family divalent metal transporter — protein MKKIKNFRKMFAVFGPAYLVGVGYMDPGNWATDIAGGSKYGYQLIWVLLMSNIMAVILQILCTKIGIVTERDLSQLCRREYPKKTSFTLWVLAEIAIIATDLAEVLGTAIGLNLLFHIPILAGIIITAFDTLIILALHKSGKRTIEIIIISLVSIIAMSFLVELLIVKPDLGEVAYGFIPKISDSGALYIAIGIIGATVMPHNLYLHSNIVINDMKISKKDKMKYNKIDSIVALNLAFLVNSAILILAATTFHKKGYFGIEEIQDAYHLLEPLLGTKLAPALFGIALLAAGQSSTITGTMSGQIVMEGFIDMKIAPWKTRLATRLLAVIPAVIIIMIGGSQETGDLLILSQVLLSIQLPFAVVPLIHFVSSSKLMGRYVIGNFTKIVAWIVAFTIILLNIKLVFDIADTQLRSGIFLLGCFIYSFLIAALIFLGYIFYYPIKNRKSTK, from the coding sequence ATGAAGAAAATAAAAAATTTTAGAAAAATGTTTGCTGTCTTTGGTCCCGCATATCTTGTGGGAGTGGGTTATATGGATCCGGGAAACTGGGCAACAGATATAGCCGGAGGTAGTAAATACGGTTATCAGCTTATATGGGTATTGTTAATGTCGAATATTATGGCAGTTATATTACAGATATTATGCACAAAAATAGGAATAGTAACAGAAAGAGACCTTTCACAGCTTTGCAGAAGAGAATATCCGAAAAAGACTTCATTTACTTTGTGGGTTTTGGCTGAGATAGCCATAATTGCCACAGATCTCGCAGAAGTTCTTGGTACGGCAATTGGTCTGAATCTTTTGTTTCATATTCCTATACTTGCGGGAATTATAATAACAGCCTTTGATACTTTGATTATTCTGGCTCTGCATAAAAGCGGAAAACGTACAATTGAAATAATTATAATAAGTCTTGTAAGTATAATAGCAATGAGTTTTCTTGTGGAACTTCTTATTGTAAAGCCGGATCTGGGTGAGGTTGCTTATGGCTTTATTCCGAAGATATCCGATTCGGGAGCTCTTTATATAGCAATAGGAATAATAGGTGCCACTGTAATGCCGCATAATTTATACCTGCATTCCAATATTGTAATAAATGATATGAAAATATCCAAAAAAGATAAAATGAAATATAATAAAATAGATTCAATAGTAGCACTGAATCTGGCCTTTTTAGTAAACAGCGCGATCTTAATACTGGCAGCTACTACTTTTCATAAGAAGGGTTACTTTGGGATAGAGGAGATTCAGGATGCTTATCATCTGCTGGAACCACTGCTCGGGACAAAACTGGCACCTGCACTGTTCGGGATAGCACTTCTTGCAGCAGGACAGTCATCTACTATTACAGGGACAATGTCCGGGCAGATAGTAATGGAAGGCTTTATAGACATGAAGATAGCTCCGTGGAAAACAAGGCTGGCAACAAGACTGCTGGCTGTTATTCCTGCTGTTATTATAATAATGATAGGTGGTTCACAGGAAACAGGGGATCTTCTTATATTGAGTCAGGTACTTCTGAGTATACAGCTTCCTTTTGCAGTAGTGCCATTGATACATTTTGTAAGCAGCAGCAAGCTTATGGGAAGATATGTCATAGGAAATTTTACAAAAATAGTCGCATGGATTGTTGCTTTTACTATAATTTTACTGAATATAAAATTAGTATTTGATATAGCTGATACACAGTTAAGATCAGGAATATTTCTTTTGGGATGTTTCATTTATAGTTTTTTAATCGCCGCATTGATATTTTTGGGATATATATTTTATTATCCTATAAAAAACAGGAAGAGTACAAAGTAA
- a CDS encoding DUF4253 domain-containing protein, which translates to MTEECKFIVDFLDCEYEIFENETNDERLIKKFNEWSSLGAKEGFYPVIVVPSDILTEGLELDLEDAGLENSREEIKKRREEIINEAESINVKEFLDERFAEYSEMHEDMDIIGEFLEVEPYHRFYSHMDKAAPHEEILMVKIPVKNPWEIAAWIPMGGFNDCPEPAAQTAVFRHWYEKYGAVPAVVTYDVWEMKVGNPPKTEEDAENLAKEQFAFCYDIVMQAARGWDRIRALASTLKNSSAWYFWWD; encoded by the coding sequence ATGACTGAAGAGTGTAAATTTATAGTGGATTTTCTGGATTGTGAATACGAGATCTTTGAAAATGAAACAAATGATGAAAGACTGATAAAAAAATTCAACGAATGGAGCAGTCTGGGGGCCAAAGAAGGGTTTTATCCTGTGATAGTCGTACCTAGCGATATACTTACAGAAGGACTGGAACTCGATCTTGAGGATGCCGGTCTGGAAAACAGCCGGGAGGAAATAAAGAAACGCAGAGAAGAAATAATTAATGAAGCAGAATCAATTAATGTGAAAGAGTTTTTAGACGAAAGATTCGCGGAATATTCTGAAATGCATGAAGATATGGATATAATCGGAGAATTTTTGGAAGTAGAACCTTATCACCGTTTTTATTCACATATGGATAAGGCCGCTCCGCATGAAGAAATACTCATGGTAAAAATACCTGTAAAAAATCCGTGGGAAATAGCAGCGTGGATTCCTATGGGAGGATTTAACGATTGTCCCGAACCTGCGGCACAGACAGCAGTTTTTCGTCACTGGTATGAAAAATACGGTGCTGTACCTGCAGTAGTGACTTACGATGTGTGGGAAATGAAAGTGGGAAATCCTCCGAAAACTGAGGAAGATGCTGAGAATCTGGCGAAAGAGCAGTTTGCTTTTTGCTATGACATAGTCATGCAGGCTGCACGCGGATGGGACAGAATCAGAGCATTGGCAAGCACGCTGAAAAATTCCTCTGCATGGTATTTCTGGTGGGATTAG
- a CDS encoding ADP-ribosylglycohydrolase family protein, translated as MVLPEILAGAFSGDISTLENIKNNYEICSKTDKLLSETYHKKDSGDRLTHYGYQIKMLADYVSENLFDFETFKEIWIKNMTSYEGYLDEATCKSLEYYENGYLFGYESEELGGAARIAPILCFEKDRETALEKALEQVQISHTSYRSLLVTEFLVKFLYRICETHNIKEAAEFTAGSFRSDKKKYEYLEKIYSQVTENLSCNSEGSGNKVENFLEKDEFPVILYICMKYSSFEEAQYANIRIKGDFAVRGIILGMIFGAAGKLGGLSDSKADILII; from the coding sequence ATGGTATTGCCGGAGATACTCGCAGGCGCTTTTTCAGGAGATATAAGCACATTGGAAAATATAAAAAATAACTATGAAATTTGTTCTAAAACTGATAAACTACTATCAGAAACTTATCATAAGAAAGACAGCGGAGACAGACTTACACATTACGGATATCAGATAAAAATGCTGGCAGATTATGTCTCGGAGAACTTATTTGATTTTGAAACATTTAAGGAAATCTGGATAAAGAATATGACTTCATATGAAGGGTACCTTGATGAAGCTACATGTAAATCACTGGAATATTATGAAAATGGTTATTTGTTTGGATATGAATCAGAAGAACTCGGAGGTGCAGCAAGGATTGCCCCGATTCTGTGTTTTGAAAAAGACAGGGAGACCGCACTGGAAAAAGCTTTGGAGCAGGTGCAGATAAGTCATACGAGCTACAGATCACTTTTAGTTACTGAATTTCTCGTAAAGTTTCTTTACAGAATATGTGAAACACATAATATAAAAGAGGCGGCAGAGTTTACTGCAGGAAGTTTTCGCAGTGATAAGAAAAAGTATGAATATCTGGAAAAAATATATTCTCAGGTAACGGAAAATCTGAGTTGTAATTCCGAAGGAAGTGGAAATAAAGTTGAAAATTTTTTGGAAAAAGATGAATTTCCCGTAATACTGTATATATGTATGAAATATAGCAGCTTTGAGGAAGCACAGTATGCTAATATAAGAATTAAGGGAGATTTTGCAGTAAGAGGGATTATACTGGGAATGATATTCGGGGCTGCCGGAAAGCTTGGCGGACTGTCAGACAGCAAAGCTGACATCCTGATTATATGA
- a CDS encoding PTS sugar transporter subunit IIA, which produces MRISDFLDENRIILDLKAKTKEELLNEMGKTFKDTGVVDESGYGRFIEKLNNREETCSTGFQDGVAIPHLKARAVKKISLAFGISKEGIDFDALDKQPSKIFIMIVAPKENPNEYLGLLAKISEIFLDENNIKKIMEVTTKEEIYEILNKYEA; this is translated from the coding sequence ATGAGAATTAGTGATTTTTTAGATGAAAACAGAATAATATTAGATTTGAAAGCAAAAACAAAAGAGGAATTGCTAAATGAAATGGGGAAAACGTTCAAGGATACAGGAGTTGTAGATGAGAGCGGCTATGGAAGATTCATAGAAAAATTAAATAACAGAGAAGAAACATGTTCTACAGGATTTCAGGACGGAGTAGCAATACCCCATCTAAAAGCAAGAGCAGTAAAGAAAATATCTCTGGCTTTTGGTATTTCAAAAGAAGGAATAGACTTTGACGCTTTGGATAAGCAGCCTTCTAAAATATTTATCATGATTGTGGCACCAAAGGAAAATCCAAATGAATATCTAGGTCTTCTTGCTAAAATATCTGAGATTTTTCTTGATGAAAATAACATAAAAAAGATTATGGAAGTAACAACTAAAGAAGAAATATATGAAATTCTTAATAAATATGAAGCATAA